From the genome of Ciona intestinalis chromosome 4, KH, whole genome shotgun sequence:
aacaaaatgtaaactaAATAGATCAAAACCGTGTAGGTGAAACCCCTGCCGGTGTTATCAGAAATTTATAACGGAAACTTGACGGTGGAAATTATTTGGGGTGTATTTACAATCGACTAAAAAAACTAGAGGTGCGTGAAAATGCAGTAAAAGAatggttttacaaaaatatataacctgCTGAGTAATTGTGATTCAATTTTAGTACTCGGAATTTTCTAAACCTgacaaaaatagatttttgaTGTTTAGtcttgtaattttatttacgAAAAGAAAGTACTAATCACGACATTTTACATAACACTGATGGCGGTATAAGTAACTACACGTATGGCGGAAATCAGCGGCTAgtaaaagaaatacaaaacttaaataGTCAGGACACGTATTCCTGTTTATCTTACGTATAAACTGGCCTCTTTTTAAAACGTAAAGTTTTTACAATGTACAAGATCTTTGGTAGCGCAAGACTATGTAGAACTTAGCATGCTATAAATTCAAAAGGCTACATCTGTTATGGCTGCTTTTTCAATGATAGGATTATAGCTTCGCGgtttcatataaataaatacaccaCTCCTAATGGATTTTCCAAAGACCGTCCGTTTCTCTTCTAGGTTTGTATGAAGCTTTGAATCTCTTTACGGGAGTTGCAGACAGGTGTCATGGTTTGGGACtgcataaaaagtttatttaaaagttctATTATTCAAAAGAGCCCAGTCAAAATCGTTAATTTTCgggatttttaaattattgagatatagtagggtgggggagacataagacacctttagcacagaatattcaaatatcctgatcgtgttttaaacaattaacaacgatctattggagtcgtaaggatacagtttttataattctttgattttttgttcactgccaaatgtgacgagaaaatacattgataaggtgtcccatctccccccacactactatatatacgaatattaaaatagtaaTACACAGTTCTATACTCATGTTCATACACATAAACAAATTCTCACCAAGTTTGTCTTTTTGTTACTGCTTTGTTCTAGagaattttgttttctgaTTGGAAGAGAGAGACTGTCTTCTGTTGTTCCTCTTCGTCTGTGTAAATAAAgtggttttaaactatttaccaacattttgtgaatatttatGGTGTTTTTAAGGTTTTATACTTAAGCAAGCTTTTTTGGAAATAATTCTTaattattctatataggtCATTTTTCCTGTTGGTGTAGAGTGAGTAATTTATATCTCTTAATGTGCGGATGAATGTATGTTCCGTTGCAAAACGGTGACCAAATAATAATTAAGTTACTGATAAATAAAACGATAAAGTAACAACGTTTATTAATGTAATTAATACCCACCCCTTTTGTCTTCGTTTGCAGCATAGTACAAATATTATGAGGTGTTTGTAGCCTTTTCTGAATACGGGGTTCATAGTGCCGTATATTATAAAGTTGACGACCGAGTTCGATAAACCCATCCATGCAACAATCTGTTTGAGATACAACACGGTTAAACAATACAGGacagaatatatacataaacgATTTGTATAATCAAAACTGTCGAATTCCTTTCACGTTTATGGCAACTGTTTTGAACTAAAACTCCATGCGTAGTAataggctgggggaagataggacacatttagcccgtaatatccaaatatcacgatcgtgttataaaaaatggtCTATATtgaagtcatgaggatacggatttataattctttgaatgtgttttgtttactactaaatgtgacgagaatattgaaataaaagatgtcccatctttcccaccctagattatgtatatattttatgacttGCAGCCGCAAATTTCTGTAGTGTTTATTAAACGTAATTATCTCTATCAAAGTTTCCATACGAGAATTAAcaatttaattcttttttacatttaaaataaaggcaTTGACTTAATCTAAAAAAACTCAGCTTGTTGCAGCAAGGTTTGGCAATAATGCAAGACTAACGCAAAGATCTCATATTTAATGTAGTAAGTTTATACAAGTATAAACAATGTACTACCACATAGTCAATATATACGTCAACTTTCGTAATTAAAAGTTGGACTGCAGTAATAAGcatgaatatttatatacagcCCAAAAGcaactatatattacaaactgctccaactcagtggtgtattataagtcttttttttctgtcattcattaaaaaaaatatatatataacaaaaagtatttactcACTTATACAAAGCACAGATGTCTTTACCCTATATACCACGTGAGGCtaaacaacttacatttaTTGATTTAATACAGAACACCACTTCTATATTAGTTATTTACCTTTTTGGTGGTTGGGGCAACTCCGAAGGGGTCAAATACAACCACAAACCCATAAGGTGTCCAACATACAACAAATAATACAACAGTCATTGCAAGTGTCTTCAACAAATTGGTCTCACGTTGCAGAGAACGTCTTTGACGATCGTTTGATCGCGAACCAACAGAGGTGGCGGATCGGGCCCATGCTCCTCGGCTTCGTACAGATCTATAATGTAAAcaacgaaaatattttatggctGTAAATTGGTATTAGTGCAGACACTTTTAACTGTAGACACAGCATTTTTTGCGTGACAGAAGAGATAACGAAAACGCGTTGGTAGAGCTACTTAAAAATGCTCAAGGTGATTTATTGATTAAGAACGAGTAATATTGAGCTGTGTGGTAACGTAGGTATATGCCTATAtacacattcattcatcttaTTGTAATGAGTTAATGGAAGTATTCagtcaattttaaaatcttgacACAAtcctaaattaataaaatttaaatttgccaATTACGTGACACgacacaaaaaaatgttagaatGAACCAAAATACTACGGAACAGAATATATACTCACTTGTAAAGATTATAGTAGCAGAAGACAATTACACCAACCGGGAGCAATATTGCGCAAACGACAAGGAAAATATTGTAGGATCGATTCTTCATGTCGTCCCATGCACATTCCATCATTTTCTCGTCGTATCTGATGGAGCAAAGGattcttatttatattaagtaCATAATACGGCGGTTGCTCTGTGCTCGCTTAAGTTACCAAGTTTATAGGCCAaataaatggaacgagaataTATAATCAAAAGGTATTCCATCTTCCCCGAACCTACTGTATGATATACGCAACATACACGCACAAGTTTTAAGTTAAGATAACTTACGTTAGGCCAGACCATCCGAAGAGAGTTGGAATAACCAGAAGGTTTGACCAAACCCAGACCAACAGAACCATGATGTATACTCGTCGTTTTGAGAACATTTTTGCATAAGTTTTGTTCTTAACGACTGCCCAATACCTGTAAAATACGATACCGATTAAGTTTGTTCATGCCATTTTTGAAAGCCAggtcttttattttttaaaacttatagttggggaaagatggaacacctttttaatgtattttctcatcctatttggtagtaaataaagaacatttaaagaattataaaatcttattcTTAGACTCCtttagacagttgttaattgtttaaaacactatcagaatatttgggtattatgtgttaaaggtgtcccatcttattaAACACCGTtgccaaaaaattaaatgttgtcattatttaaaataaatgatatcATAAAACACAGATTTAAAAAAGGATTCAGAAACAgatttgttattgtaaaatcAGTAAGTTAAACTGTTGTATTCGTTTtcctaaaataatatttttcgtCCTGACCTGTTGATAGCAATAACTGTAAGATTGCTCACAGAGCATACACACGTCAGCGTGATGACGTAGCCGGCTACGTCACAAGCGGGTTTGTTTAAAGAATTTCCTGTGTAAATAACATTGGCAAGAACGGTGGGAAGAAAAAATCCGGTGAcctgagtaaaaaaaataaaataattaaaaataaagattaattgtaactatataaaaaattggattattttgtttttttttaacaatttgtttattttatgaagtTTTTTAGTTGTCTactttcattttatgtttttttccggcaatttaaaacctaaatataaatagcCTATAAAAGGGcgtcttaatttttttttataagtaatCGCATTCCACGATAAAGGTAATGTATATACTTACAAAGATATCAGCTACTGCCagatttattataaaaatgtttccaTTTTTATGAATTCTTTTCTCCAACATAATGGAAAATATGACCATTAGGTTTCCTATGGTTCCAATGACCACAAGTAAAGTCATATACACAGCTTCGACAACCCTTTGCGGTCCATATATACCACAGTATGGATTGTTGGGTTGCAAATCACACATTGTAAGATTCATAGTGCCATTTGTTACCAAGCTCAAGTTGTCAGCAGACATgattaattgttaaacttgttaaaattttgtaaaattttaaatctgtaaaaaatgattaaagttataaaaagcACGCTTTTAGTTAGATGGATGTAGTGGGGGCTGGAGTAGAACGGTCCACGTTTTTTTCTATACTATTGtctcatttgttagtaaacaaaaaaaaatttactaaaactAATGAGttcattaattataaaactgtattctcacgactctaaaaaagcgtttttttcttgttaaacTCGATTATAAGTAATATATCCTAATctccatcttgccccacagttaAAACCCCGCAGTTAATCTCCATCTTGTACCAACACAAAAAGGCTAAATATCCGCTTAGAAACCAGTAAATGACTGTGCTGCGAAGTTTCCAAAATTCTCACAGGATGTGACGTAATGATTCTCGCGATACGTCACGATTAATACCGGAAGTGTGTTATTGGTCAGAGAAAGAAAGtaaattattacgtcataaaataaCCGGATGTTACGGACTTTCTTACtcaaataaacaagaaatgaCGTGTGTGTTTAGACTGAAGCAAAACaaagatgacgtcatttatgACGTATTTgactaaaatttaattaaagttttagaaaaaatcaattttcgTTTGCGATTGATTTTTATAGTTGTATATTTTTGATCATTAGGTTtgtcgatttttttttctaatgtcACATTCAATATTAACATTTCtgattttaaaccatttattttcataaaaacttttgacggtgaaattattttgagtttatattacattatttatattcatacaATTAATATGTGACAgcaacattattaaaattacgTCAGCTTTTTAAAGCGCCGTTCAGCTAAAGCTTGCAAGTGCATTGTATACCTTGAATCGAATTTTGAATTGAATGACatgtatttatcctcgcgtggcgggccAACgtcagtcattataacaccggtgtcttatttcatacgcctcgtgcTAGGGCCTACTAAAGGTGCTAAAGCTATCTTATAAGCTATACACGtcagttaccacatattgtAACGGAgaatttacagttttataagcGAACACCAAAATCTTAAATCTTGCAAATGATTAGGCATAAGATGTTAAGTGTATACAAGACTAAATGTACCGGTACGATAaaatatacacctcgtgcattaaattaaaaatcctATATGCAGCATATAGGAAATTGTCTCTGAACATCGAAACATAATACAGtatatcaaatatttataaagtatacGGCTGCCCGTGTACGATTGAGtctgacaaaaaataaacaaacaaaactacctaaaatttgttaaaacaatatataagtTAGATTACACATGCactaaaacctaaaaaaactaCGAATGCTGGCTAGTTTGTCTGTCTTAATACACATTCTCGACGCTTATATTGCTCTGTTGACATTTAAATTCCTTGATACGACAATAGCAATCACAGTGTAGCTAAATTCATGGTCGACCTTCTGGTTCTATGCGTATTTTAACAGCTGTCGTATTGTTGCTATTATAAACTTCCCTGAAATAATGAAACTCGCCAGGAATTACTTCCCTCTAAGCTACATTAtactaaatttaacaaataacagtCAAAACTGCGctgataaaaatgttatcTTGAAACTTGTTATATTTGCAAATATATAAAGCGACTTCGTCAGGCTTGGTGAAAGTCTATAAGACAGTAACTTTGCAAAGTTTGGCGACGATGGTGTTTGCAGTCAAACGAACGTCTTCGCGCtgtttacagtttacattATGCGTTTATCAGTTAGCTAAAGAATTTGGCGCAAAAATTTGAAGTAAATGATCTGAACAACTCTTGCAGAtaaattgaagtttttttCACACCTAATCAATCTGCCGCTCGCAAGTCTGAATTTCGAATCAATGGCTGCGCTCTATATGGTTAGTTCATCCGCTCTATTGTAAAACCTGcgatataattctttggataaCCTTCAGTAGTATATACGGGAAAATCTTTTATAGAGTGACGTAGCGGAAGAAGTGAAATGACGATACGACCAGCTTCTGTCGTGTTctgcataatatttaaaccatgCCAGCTTGTTTTACACGATTCGTATCTCTTTAAGTAAAACGGATGCGCTAGTTTTTTCCTTATGGCCACTGCACGGGAAGTGCTATTTACCCTTTTTACtccatgttttttgtttggtatagttgttaatatatgttactttaggtgatttttaacctttttttcagttttatttcaaCCAGTGTATAGTTGTCAATCAATATGGTCACAACTCTATTTACTTCCTGCTGTCTAAAAGAACGCCACATTATTTATAAGTGTTGGAATTTCTctctgaaaaaaatcaatcaaGAAATACTCGATTTTACTAACATGATCCGAACAgccaaattattattttttcactttcattttccccttttaaaccaagccaaaccttttttaaatatttatgaacataaaattaaatatctaATGCTTATTTCGTTGTACAACCCGCTGGCGACATAACGTATATATTCGTTTAGTTTAAATTCTGTATTAATCAAACAACCAGCGCGAAGCAGCGAAAATCGATACTTGTTACGAATTTCTTGAATgaaataatgtaacttatttatgtttGCGTGGCGCagtaacgacagttgttataacacggctgttttattttatacaagtttAGAACCGTTAGACGGAGCTACAGAGCGAACAATCTGGTGACGTAaacgatttttaaaattcggCGCGAAATTTTCTCAGTTGCTAAATACGAATCTGGCCGTGATACAACGAAACTTTAGTTACGCGCTGCTTTACACTGCTGTctgcaaaataaaagtttacaCCTTTGTGTCCATTCAATTTATTAGACGGTTATAAactaacttttaataaatcagCACCAAGGGTCAAAACTTTCACCAAAATACAAGAGTATTTGGTGTGTGAGCTTACGCAATGCAATATTAACAGGAACCGCGGAATTGGGACAGTGCAATATATTTCTCGTgtatacattatatagtacGTTGGGAAATCTGgatttatataaccatatcctcacgactctaaaaggtCGTTGTTAAATGCACGATTACAAAATATGTGATATTATCTGCTAACGGTATCTTACCTTATCAGTACTGTGGTAAACTAAACTCTAAAGATCACTTCAAAAACCATTcgtaacaatgtatatatCCGATATGTCTTGATGCAAACGCAAAGCGgaccatatatatatgtgtatatatagtagggtggggaaaacgggacacttttagcacataatatataaatctcctgatcgtgttttaaacaattaataactgTCTACGGGGTTCGTAGGGTTGcgaatttataattatttgaatgttctttgtttactaccaaatatgaaaatagaatgaagaggtgtcccatcttcccccaccctactttatgtaCGTTTCAACGCGAATAGT
Proteins encoded in this window:
- the LOC100183396 gene encoding 5-hydroxytryptamine receptor-like isoform X1; the encoded protein is MSADNLSLVTNGTMNLTMCDLQPNNPYCGIYGPQRVVEAVYMTLLVVIGTIGNLMVIFSIMLEKRIHKNGNIFIINLAVADIFVTGFFLPTVLANVIYTGNSLNKPACDVAGYVITLTCVCSVSNLTVIAINRYWAVVKNKTYAKMFSKRRVYIMVLLVWVWSNLLVIPTLFGWSGLTYDEKMMECAWDDMKNRSYNIFLVVCAILLPVGVIVFCYYNLYKSVRSRGAWARSATSVGSRSNDRQRRSLQRETNLLKTLAMTVVLFVVCWTPYGFVVVFDPFGVAPTTKKIVAWMGLSNSVVNFIIYGTMNPVFRKGYKHLIIFVLCCKRRQKGRRGTTEDSLSLPIRKQNSLEQSSNKKTNLSQTMTPVCNSRKEIQSFIQT
- the LOC100183396 gene encoding melatonin receptor type 1B-A-like isoform X2, translating into MSADNLSLVTNGTMNLTMCDLQPNNPYCGIYGPQRVVEAVYMTLLVVIGTIGNLMVIFSIMLEKRIHKNGNIFIINLAVADIFVTGFFLPTVLANVIYTGNSLNKPACDVAGYVITLTCVCSVSNLTVIAINRYWAVVKNKTYAKMFSKRRVYIMVLLVWVWSNLLVIPTLFGWSGLTYDEKMMECAWDDMKNRSYNIFLVVCAILLPVGVIVFCYYNLYKSVRSRGAWARSATSVGSRSNDRQRRSLQHCCMDGFIELGRQLYNIRHYEPRIQKRLQTPHNICTMLQTKTKGTKRNNRRQSLSSNQKTKFSRTKQ